In bacterium, the following proteins share a genomic window:
- a CDS encoding Gfo/Idh/MocA family oxidoreductase: MGKLKIGFIGCGSISYGHLYQIKKIEDVEITGVFDPKKENVNKFLSEAGEGKIFTSEEELIKNVDAVIICSPHTSHFPQIKTALENGVDVLVEKPAVVNYEEAIKLRKLIEKTGRKVVVGYQKHYMELPLSVKKIIQEGKIGKILFLSGFLSQNWIEGITKSGRIWRFDPKFSGKGQLTDSGSHFISMLFWITSLTPEKVGAFIEFFDKKVDINSSFTVKFKEGALGSFSILGIDPSYREALMIWGEKGLIKLSLFGENSYIHYNGEKEPKKISVSKPTIISPVDDLIKCIRENKEPETDISVIEKVALLSDKIYESFNKEKIVNC; this comes from the coding sequence ATGGGGAAATTAAAAATAGGTTTTATTGGATGTGGTTCTATCTCTTATGGACATTTATATCAAATAAAAAAAATTGAGGATGTTGAAATAACCGGTGTTTTTGACCCTAAAAAAGAAAATGTTAATAAATTTTTATCCGAAGCAGGGGAAGGTAAAATTTTCACTAGTGAAGAAGAACTTATTAAAAATGTAGATGCAGTAATTATATGTTCTCCTCATACATCACATTTTCCTCAAATAAAAACTGCACTGGAAAATGGAGTTGATGTTCTTGTTGAAAAACCAGCAGTTGTTAATTATGAAGAAGCAATTAAATTAAGAAAATTGATTGAAAAAACAGGTAGAAAAGTTGTAGTTGGTTATCAAAAGCATTATATGGAATTACCTCTATCAGTTAAAAAAATTATTCAAGAAGGGAAAATTGGAAAAATTTTATTTTTAAGTGGATTCCTTTCTCAAAACTGGATAGAAGGAATTACAAAAAGTGGAAGAATATGGAGATTTGACCCTAAATTTTCAGGGAAAGGGCAACTTACTGATTCTGGAAGTCATTTTATAAGTATGCTGTTTTGGATAACATCTCTTACTCCTGAAAAAGTTGGTGCTTTTATTGAATTTTTTGATAAAAAAGTTGATATTAATTCTTCATTTACAGTTAAATTTAAAGAAGGAGCACTTGGCAGTTTCAGTATTCTTGGTATTGACCCGTCTTATAGAGAAGCACTAATGATATGGGGAGAAAAGGGATTAATAAAGTTGAGTTTATTTGGAGAAAACTCATATATTCATTACAATGGAGAAAAAGAACCAAAAAAAATTTCAGTCTCAAAACCAACAATTATTTCTCCTGTTGATGACTTAATAAAATGTATAAGAGAAAATAAAGAACCAGAAACAGACATTTCTGTTATAGAAAAAGTTGCCTTACTTTCAGATAAAATTTATGAGAGTTTTAATAAAGAAAAAATTGTAAATTGTTAA
- a CDS encoding NAD+ synthase, with translation MDILKINCEKVCDYLVSFLKEEVSKIGFNSVIFGLSGGLDSSLVAFLCKMAFGRNNTYGIILPYKDTPKESVDHAYLIGRTLGIRHLRFNITPQIDYYYKNFPQATKLRKGNKMARERMSILYDLSSHFKSLVVGTSNKSEIYLGYGTLHGDTAYDINPVADLYKTQIYQLSEYLKIPEEIRIKKPSAELWEGQTDEEELGFSYEVADKVLFYSFEKNMKQQDIMKEIKIDERTFLKIIERVKKYEFKRKPPLMAKIPDEIKY, from the coding sequence ATGGATATATTGAAAATTAATTGTGAAAAAGTATGTGATTATCTTGTTTCATTTTTAAAAGAAGAAGTAAGTAAAATTGGTTTTAATTCTGTTATTTTTGGGTTATCAGGTGGACTTGATTCTTCTCTTGTTGCCTTTTTATGTAAAATGGCTTTTGGAAGAAATAATACTTATGGGATAATACTTCCATATAAAGATACACCAAAAGAGTCAGTTGACCATGCTTATCTTATTGGTAGAACTTTGGGAATAAGACATTTGAGATTTAATATCACTCCTCAAATTGATTATTATTATAAAAATTTCCCACAGGCAACTAAATTAAGAAAGGGAAACAAAATGGCAAGAGAAAGAATGAGTATACTTTATGATCTATCTTCTCATTTTAAATCACTTGTTGTTGGGACAAGTAATAAAAGCGAAATATATTTAGGATATGGAACATTACATGGAGATACTGCTTATGATATAAATCCTGTTGCTGACCTTTACAAGACACAAATTTATCAATTATCTGAATATTTAAAAATACCAGAAGAAATAAGAATAAAAAAACCAAGTGCAGAATTATGGGAAGGACAAACAGATGAGGAAGAATTGGGATTTTCCTATGAAGTTGCAGATAAAGTTCTTTTTTATTCTTTTGAAAAAAATATGAAACAACAGGATATTATGAAAGAAATTAAAATTGATGAAAGGACTTTTTTGAAAATTATTGAGAGAGTAAAAAAATACGAGTTTAAAAGAAAACCACCTTTAATGGCAAAAATACCTGATGAAATTAAGTATTAA